In Bactrocera oleae isolate idBacOlea1 chromosome 5, idBacOlea1, whole genome shotgun sequence, a genomic segment contains:
- the LOC106624803 gene encoding uncharacterized protein, with protein sequence MTSSNINKIIRSNITLKPWILSKNTSEIVNTCIQKIYKQSQNNFKNDQNKIAAAKPENRGPIRALKMQERTRIPLSINVTRSKKGAAASNATGTGSAAATAGTSGGTAVNPAGERLASNAAANNRRGAVANLSAHRRLLKSSPNYKIYGSRRFGSSASSSNASIFRRNEERRRTSTQTAQLNYLLRTYATQAKERKAFAMNSIMPKFMVSARNQHMATRTTTESLPAHVIQTASAIQRELMPVNSVIKDRIALGRTRTNKMAMQKPKSQDPMSGWHHPPSQELFQSRFNQRGIANAELQEQYRRMKTANKMRQFEQLRQMEKRNAILGNVGKKPARQYVLEEFENKMKIPSSSKSPHHAVRHQTPQFEHSYLARVTRQQQSGIVDTETTALLPISDSSSAPTSPTTTSQAANAAQNSTAVQTIAEMGYATNETSTPATLNAAASVNSSTPNAPLSLPMPEIPEPDGSVTVQINSPLAITKKSPTSQWAGKAAQHHYTMRFNHSAHLKKF encoded by the exons atgacCAGCAGCaacattaacaaaattatacgCAGCAATATCACATTAAAG CCGTGGATACTTTCGAAGAATACTTCTGAAATTGTCAATACCTGTATACagaaaatttacaaacaatCGCAAAACAACTTCAAGAATG ACCAGAATAAAATCGCCGCAGCGAAACCGGAGAACAGGGGACCCATCCGTGCACTCAAAATGCAGGAGCGCACACGCATACCGCTCAGTATAAATGTAACACGCAGCAAAAAAGGTGCTGCAGCGTCCAATGCAACAGGGACGGGCAGCGCTGCCGCGACGGCCGGTACTAGCGGCGGAACTGCTGTTAACCCTGCAGGCGAACGTTTAGCCAGCAATGCGGCAGCAAACAATCGCCGTGGAGCTGTTGCAAATCTGTCAGCACATCGCAGATTGCTGAAATCTTCACCCAACTATAAGATCTACGGTTCACGACGCTTCGGTTCGAGTGCCAGCAGTTCGAATGCGAGCATCTTTCGGCGTAACGAAGAGCGACGACGTACCTCTACACAAACTGCGCAATTAAACTATTTACTACGCACTTATGCGACGCAAGCCAAAGAACGTAAAGCTTTTGCTATGAACTCAATTATGCCAAAGTTTATGGTATCGGCACGAAATCAACATATGGCCACACGCACAACTACCGAATCGCTACCGGCACACGTAATACAAACCGCATCGGCCATACAGCGTGAGTTAATGCCCGTCAATAGTGTAATAAAAGATCGCATTGCACTCGGTCGCACGCGTACCAACAAAATGGCGATGCAAAAGCCGAAAAGTCAGGATCCCATGAGCGGTTGGCATCATCCGCCATCGCAGGAACTCTTCCAGTCGCGTTTCAATCAGCGCGGCATCGCCAACGCCGAACTGCAGGAGCAATATCGACGCATGAAGACCGCCAATAAGATGCGCCAGTTCGAACAGTTGCGTCAAATGGAAAAGCGTAATGCCATTTTGGGTAACGTGGGCAAGAAACCGGCGCGTCAGTATGTCTTGGAGGAGTTCGAGAATAAAATGAAGATTCCTTCTTCGAGCAAGTCGCCACATCATGCCGTACGCCATCAGACGCCGCAGTTCGAACACTCATATCTGGCACGTGTCACACGTCAACAACAAAGCGGTATCGTGGATACAGAAACAACGGCACTACTACCCATTAGCGATTCATCATCGGCGCCCACAAGCCCTACGACTACGTCTCAAGCGGCTAACGCTGCGCAAAACTCCACAGCGGTACAAACAATAGCCGAAATGGGTTATGCAACAAACGAAACTTCCACGCCAGCAACACTCAATGCCGCCGCTTCGGTCAACAGCAGTACGCCAAACGCGCCACTAAGTCTGCCGATGCCTGAAATTCCAGAACCTGATGGCTCGGTTACCGTACAAATCAATTCGCCCCTTGCGATCACCAAGAAGTCACCCACATCACAATGGGCAGGCAAAGCAGCGCAACACCATTACACAATGCGTTTCAACCATAGtgcacatttaaaaaaattttga